The Acidobacteriota bacterium genome includes a window with the following:
- the rimM gene encoding ribosome maturation factor RimM (Essential for efficient processing of 16S rRNA): MSNRGDLQSTGDDTIVVGRVIRPHGVRGEVVVEVLSDNPERFRPGSRLRIAFEDGRDDSLVIVERSRPHRDRLLVVFSAVGDRDQAEALRAGWLGVGRDEVAEDDGIVYHFQLLGCVCFDLNLGELGTVVDLIEDGGGLLLVVERGRQRLPVPFVQDFLQRLDVSAKRLDLELPEGLVELCAFES; encoded by the coding sequence ATGTCCAATCGTGGTGACCTGCAAAGCACGGGCGACGACACCATCGTCGTCGGCCGGGTGATCCGTCCGCACGGAGTGCGTGGCGAGGTGGTCGTTGAGGTGCTGTCGGACAATCCGGAGCGTTTTCGTCCCGGCAGTCGTTTGCGAATCGCTTTCGAGGATGGGCGCGATGATTCCCTCGTGATCGTCGAGCGCTCACGTCCTCACCGCGATCGGCTGTTGGTGGTTTTCTCCGCCGTCGGTGATCGCGATCAGGCGGAGGCCCTGCGGGCCGGTTGGCTCGGGGTCGGACGAGACGAGGTGGCCGAGGACGACGGCATCGTCTATCACTTCCAGCTTCTCGGCTGTGTGTGCTTCGATCTCAACCTGGGTGAGCTCGGGACCGTCGTCGATCTGATCGAGGATGGGGGCGGCTTGCTGCTGGTGGTCGAGCGCGGTCGGCAAAGGCTGCCGGTGCCCTTCGTTCAGGACTTCCTTCAGCGGCTGGACGTTTCGGCCAAGCGCCTCGACCTCGAGCTACCGGAGGGCCTTGTCGAGTTATGCGCCTTCGAGTCCTGA
- a CDS encoding KH domain-containing protein, protein MPELRESLAELVRLMVDYPDEVEVDQFMDGDETVFELFVAQDDLGKVIGRKGRTARALRTLLDARGALEDRLYDLEIVDDD, encoded by the coding sequence GTGCCTGAGCTGCGCGAGAGCCTGGCCGAGCTGGTCCGCTTGATGGTGGACTATCCCGATGAAGTCGAGGTGGACCAGTTCATGGATGGTGACGAGACGGTCTTCGAGCTCTTCGTGGCTCAGGACGACCTCGGCAAGGTGATCGGGCGCAAAGGCCGGACGGCTCGGGCTTTGCGAACTCTTCTCGATGCCCGTGGAGCTCTGGAGGATCGGCTCTACGATCTCGAGATCGTCGACGACGACTGA
- the trmD gene encoding tRNA (guanosine(37)-N1)-methyltransferase TrmD → MRLRVLTIFPGLFNPFLSTSLIGRAIDKGLLEVTVHDLRQFTSDKHRSVDDEPYGGGGGMVMNAPPWIRAVEEVGSPEAWRVLLSPQGRRLDEGVVRQLARKPELVLMCGRYEGIDERVRRSVVDEEISIGDYVLSGGELPAMVIIEALSRQIPGVVGFGPSVEQDSFREGLLDYPHYTRPPEVAGLAVPAVLLSGDHAAIDRWRRREALRATWQKRPDLLQRATLDAEDRQLLEEVRGEEAREGPKVAERPRSGK, encoded by the coding sequence ATGCGCCTTCGAGTCCTGACCATCTTTCCAGGGCTGTTCAACCCCTTTCTGTCGACCAGTCTGATCGGACGGGCGATCGACAAGGGGTTGCTGGAGGTGACGGTGCACGACCTGCGCCAATTCACTTCCGACAAACACCGGAGTGTCGACGATGAGCCCTACGGTGGCGGTGGCGGCATGGTGATGAACGCACCGCCGTGGATTCGGGCCGTTGAAGAGGTCGGGAGTCCGGAGGCTTGGCGAGTTCTGCTCTCGCCACAGGGGCGGCGCCTGGACGAGGGTGTGGTGCGGCAGTTGGCGAGAAAACCCGAGTTGGTTCTGATGTGTGGTCGCTACGAAGGGATTGACGAGCGGGTGCGCCGGTCGGTGGTCGACGAGGAGATCTCCATCGGCGACTACGTGCTGTCCGGCGGTGAGCTGCCGGCGATGGTGATTATCGAAGCCCTCTCGCGGCAGATTCCGGGGGTGGTGGGCTTCGGGCCCTCGGTGGAGCAGGACAGTTTCCGAGAGGGGCTGCTGGACTACCCCCACTACACCCGTCCGCCGGAGGTCGCAGGGCTCGCGGTGCCCGCCGTCCTGCTCTCCGGCGATCACGCGGCGATCGACCGGTGGCGGCGCCGGGAAGCCCTGCGGGCGACCTGGCAGAAGCGCCCCGATCTATTGCAGCGTGCGACCTTGGATGCCGAAGATCGGCAATTGTTGGAAGAGGTTCGGGGCGAGGAGGCCCGCGAAGGGCCGAAAGTTGCAGAGCGGCCTCGGTCTGGGAAATAA